One Thermococcus kodakarensis KOD1 genomic window carries:
- a CDS encoding cyclase family protein, with the protein MIVDLSLSLNEETPVYPGDPEIKVRPWAFIDTDGYYMNVIKMGEHSGTHVDAPAHFVPGGKTVDELPLDKFIGKAFVIDVRGGEGPVRLEEIPDSGYYGKIVLFLTGGRELSPEVALFLVAEGVKAVGTDHMTIGDETTHTIFLSEEIPIFENLANLEEVLGREFTFIAFPLKIEGGSGSPVRAVAILG; encoded by the coding sequence ATGATAGTTGACCTTTCCCTTTCCCTCAATGAGGAGACGCCAGTTTATCCCGGCGACCCGGAGATAAAGGTTCGTCCGTGGGCTTTCATAGATACTGACGGCTACTACATGAACGTCATAAAGATGGGAGAGCACTCAGGAACGCATGTGGATGCCCCAGCCCACTTTGTTCCCGGCGGAAAGACCGTGGATGAGCTTCCACTCGATAAGTTCATCGGCAAAGCTTTTGTCATCGATGTACGTGGTGGGGAGGGCCCTGTCAGGCTTGAAGAAATCCCCGACTCTGGCTATTACGGCAAGATAGTCCTGTTCCTCACCGGCGGCAGGGAGCTTTCCCCGGAGGTTGCCCTCTTCCTCGTTGCCGAGGGAGTTAAGGCCGTTGGAACCGACCACATGACGATAGGGGACGAGACGACCCATACAATCTTTCTCTCAGAGGAAATTCCAATCTTCGAGAACTTGGCAAACCTTGAAGAAGTCCTTGGAAGGGAGTTCACGTTCATAGCGTTCCCGCTGAAGATAGAAGGTGGCTCAGGAAGTCCAGTCAGGGCCGTTGCCATTCTCGGTTGA
- a CDS encoding SPFH domain-containing protein, whose product MVQVIEWVNPGEDEIIWRYPNEVIKWGAQLVVHEYEVAVFMRDGKVYDVFGPGRHTLTTQNLPLLYKLVGGSNSPFKATVIFVSTKEFQGRYGGETQTRELAPIKYYGVYWFKVADPVQFLTEVVGGQSLYDTSDVTKFIRAYFNEGMMKHLSSYSIVDLFQNLDMVSTQVKVKLMEDFRRLGLELVDVKIEGVNTTDEWRQRLFWIMQTGNAQAVMQLDTAKQVAAELGKSGSASVGTGMVLIPQLMQPQAPAQPAQPNAGGGVPPAGYQNQPAQQQAQPQAQQQEICPYCGKPLPPGARFCPYCGHEIKRCPNGHIVPEGAKFCPVCGAKIE is encoded by the coding sequence ATGGTGCAGGTTATTGAGTGGGTCAATCCAGGAGAGGACGAGATAATCTGGAGGTACCCAAACGAGGTCATAAAGTGGGGCGCCCAGCTGGTAGTCCACGAGTATGAAGTTGCGGTCTTCATGCGCGACGGGAAGGTCTATGACGTCTTCGGGCCGGGCAGGCACACGCTGACGACCCAGAACCTTCCATTGCTTTACAAACTCGTCGGCGGGAGCAACAGCCCCTTTAAAGCGACGGTAATCTTCGTCAGCACCAAGGAGTTCCAGGGAAGGTACGGAGGCGAGACGCAGACGAGAGAGCTCGCTCCCATAAAGTACTACGGTGTCTACTGGTTCAAGGTTGCTGATCCTGTCCAGTTCCTGACGGAGGTCGTAGGTGGCCAGAGCCTCTACGACACGAGCGACGTTACGAAGTTCATCCGCGCTTACTTCAACGAGGGCATGATGAAGCACCTCAGTTCTTATTCCATCGTTGACCTCTTCCAGAACCTCGACATGGTCAGCACGCAGGTCAAGGTAAAGCTCATGGAGGACTTCAGGAGGCTGGGCCTTGAACTTGTGGATGTGAAGATAGAGGGCGTGAACACGACAGACGAGTGGAGGCAGAGGCTCTTCTGGATAATGCAGACTGGCAACGCCCAGGCTGTAATGCAGTTAGATACCGCGAAGCAGGTTGCTGCTGAACTCGGAAAGAGCGGAAGCGCCTCGGTTGGCACAGGAATGGTTCTCATTCCCCAGCTGATGCAGCCGCAGGCCCCGGCTCAGCCCGCCCAGCCCAATGCTGGAGGTGGAGTTCCTCCGGCAGGATACCAGAACCAGCCGGCACAGCAACAAGCCCAACCGCAGGCCCAACAGCAGGAGATATGCCCGTACTGCGGCAAGCCCCTTCCACCTGGAGCGAGGTTCTGTCCCTACTGCGGCCACGAGATAAAACGCTGTCCGAACGGCCACATAGTTCCTGAAGGAGCGAAGTTCTGCCCGGTCTGTGGGGCCAAGATTGAATGA
- a CDS encoding HAD family hydrolase, with translation MLRGVIFDVDETLVYYEGYDPKKWFEEWVKRELEKHGINLDYELYSKTARLELPRTYVKKLGIDPVELWKIIDAANNRYRKKMLAERKIKAFPDVLALEELKKLNLKLAAVSNASLGNTLLVLRAFDLNKYFDLVLGKDYSNLDGVKPNPYLIQKALRMLNLRPEEAIVVGDSSNDVLAAHGAGVNAVNMIRFGKVEGADYYVKDLWELVELVKGML, from the coding sequence ATGCTGAGGGGTGTTATCTTCGACGTTGACGAGACACTCGTTTATTATGAGGGCTACGACCCAAAAAAATGGTTCGAGGAGTGGGTAAAGCGGGAGCTTGAAAAACACGGAATAAACCTTGACTACGAGCTCTACTCCAAGACCGCCCGTCTGGAGCTCCCCAGGACTTACGTGAAGAAACTCGGCATAGACCCGGTGGAACTGTGGAAAATCATTGACGCAGCGAATAACAGATATCGGAAGAAAATGCTCGCCGAGAGGAAGATAAAGGCTTTTCCCGACGTTTTGGCACTCGAAGAGCTGAAAAAACTGAACCTTAAGCTCGCGGCAGTGAGCAACGCCTCCCTTGGGAACACCCTCCTCGTACTGAGGGCCTTTGACCTCAATAAGTACTTTGACCTCGTTCTCGGGAAGGACTACTCGAATCTCGACGGGGTGAAGCCCAATCCGTATCTGATTCAAAAGGCGCTCAGAATGCTCAATCTCCGGCCAGAGGAGGCTATAGTTGTGGGCGACAGTTCGAACGACGTCCTAGCAGCTCACGGGGCTGGAGTTAATGCCGTAAACATGATCAGGTTTGGAAAGGTTGAAGGAGCAGACTACTACGTGAAAGACCTCTGGGAGCTCGTGGAGCTTGTTAAAGGCATGTTATAA
- a CDS encoding adenosylhomocysteinase: protein MDCTKDYCVKDISLAPSGEKKIDWVSRFMPVLQHIRKDFEERKPFKGVRIAATLHLEMKTAFLLLTLKAAGAEVSAAASNPLSTQDDVVAALAKAGVKVYAIRGEDREQYYEFMHKALDVKPNIIIDDGADMVSTVLKERQELIPEIWGASEETTTGVIRLRAMEKDGVLKFPIIAVNDSYTKYLFDNRYGTGQSTWDGIIRTTNLLVAGKNVVVVGYGWCGRGIAMRARGLGATVIVVEVDPIRALEARMDGFLVMDMMEAAKVGDIFITATGDINCIRKEHFELMKDGAILANAGHFDVEISKPDLEALAVEISEPRPNITEYKMADGRRLYLLAEGRLVNLAAADGHPAEIMDMSFALQAKAAEYIKENRGRLEPKVYVLPREIDEMVARIKLASMGIKIEELTEEQKKYLESWEHGT from the coding sequence ATGGACTGCACGAAGGATTACTGCGTTAAGGACATCTCCCTGGCACCGAGCGGGGAGAAGAAGATAGACTGGGTCTCCCGCTTCATGCCGGTTCTCCAGCACATCAGGAAGGACTTTGAAGAGAGGAAACCGTTTAAGGGCGTTAGGATAGCAGCGACTCTACACCTTGAGATGAAGACTGCCTTTCTGCTTCTGACGCTGAAAGCGGCTGGAGCCGAGGTTTCGGCAGCTGCCAGCAACCCACTCTCCACCCAGGACGATGTAGTTGCCGCTCTGGCAAAGGCGGGGGTCAAGGTCTACGCTATAAGGGGAGAGGACAGGGAGCAGTACTACGAGTTCATGCACAAGGCCCTCGACGTAAAACCGAACATCATCATAGACGACGGAGCGGATATGGTGAGCACGGTTTTGAAGGAGAGGCAGGAGCTGATTCCCGAAATATGGGGGGCAAGCGAGGAAACCACAACCGGCGTCATAAGGCTCCGTGCCATGGAGAAGGATGGCGTCCTCAAGTTCCCGATCATAGCGGTCAACGATTCCTACACCAAATACCTCTTCGACAACCGCTATGGAACCGGTCAGTCCACCTGGGACGGCATCATAAGGACTACTAACCTCCTCGTCGCTGGAAAGAACGTCGTTGTTGTCGGCTATGGCTGGTGCGGCAGGGGCATAGCAATGCGCGCGAGGGGACTTGGAGCGACCGTTATCGTCGTTGAGGTTGACCCAATAAGGGCTCTAGAAGCCAGAATGGACGGATTCCTCGTCATGGACATGATGGAGGCGGCGAAGGTAGGGGACATCTTCATAACTGCCACCGGAGACATCAACTGCATAAGGAAGGAGCACTTCGAGCTCATGAAGGACGGAGCTATTCTCGCCAACGCCGGCCACTTCGATGTCGAGATTTCAAAGCCTGACCTTGAGGCCCTCGCAGTTGAGATAAGCGAGCCAAGGCCGAACATCACAGAGTACAAAATGGCAGACGGGAGGAGGCTCTACCTCCTGGCTGAGGGCAGGCTTGTGAATCTAGCCGCTGCCGACGGTCATCCAGCGGAGATAATGGACATGAGCTTCGCGCTCCAGGCGAAAGCCGCTGAGTACATCAAGGAGAACCGCGGAAGGCTTGAGCCGAAGGTCTACGTTCTTCCGAGGGAGATAGACGAGATGGTGGCGAGGATAAAGCTCGCCTCGATGGGGATAAAAATTGAGGAACTCACAGAAGAGCAAAAGAAATATCTGGAAAGCTGGGAGCACGGCACCTGA
- the wtpA gene encoding tungstate ABC transporter substrate-binding protein WtpA, with protein MRKVGLLLTAVLLLAVFSAGCISSSSENANTSEKETTLIVFHAGSLSIPFQGLENEFSAYAEKNLGLKVKFQDEASGSVMAVRKVTDLHRKADIVATADYTLIPQMLVPNYTDFYVLFATNEIVIAFTEESKYADEMKAHPEKWYEILARDDVSFGFSDPNQDPCGYRSVMVMKLADLYYGKPIFETLVEKNTNIYANGTHIYAPKEIQVKNNRIVIRPKETDLTGLVESGSLDYFFIYKSVAEQHNLSYITLPDEINLKDFSKADYYGQVEITLGSTGKTIKAKPIVYGVTVLKDAPNRELAIEFLKFLLGEEGKKVFMENHQDFLNPPVAFGNVPEEIKGLVEVRELTLGQP; from the coding sequence ATGAGAAAGGTCGGACTGTTGCTGACCGCGGTTCTTCTGCTGGCCGTTTTCTCGGCCGGCTGTATATCGAGCTCTTCGGAAAATGCCAACACATCTGAGAAGGAGACAACCCTGATAGTTTTCCATGCGGGTTCCCTCAGCATACCTTTCCAGGGGCTCGAAAACGAGTTCTCCGCATATGCTGAGAAGAACCTCGGCCTCAAGGTGAAGTTCCAGGACGAGGCGAGCGGGAGCGTTATGGCAGTTAGAAAGGTCACCGACCTGCACAGGAAGGCCGACATAGTGGCAACCGCCGACTACACCCTCATACCCCAGATGCTCGTCCCCAACTACACGGACTTCTACGTCCTCTTCGCGACCAACGAGATCGTCATAGCCTTCACAGAGGAGAGCAAGTACGCCGACGAGATGAAGGCCCATCCAGAGAAGTGGTACGAGATACTCGCGCGCGACGATGTTTCCTTCGGCTTCTCAGACCCTAACCAGGACCCCTGCGGCTACCGCTCGGTAATGGTTATGAAGCTTGCCGACCTCTACTACGGCAAGCCCATCTTTGAGACGCTGGTAGAAAAGAATACTAACATCTACGCCAACGGCACGCACATCTACGCTCCAAAGGAGATTCAGGTTAAGAACAACAGGATCGTCATAAGGCCGAAGGAGACCGACTTAACTGGCCTCGTCGAGTCCGGAAGCCTAGACTACTTCTTCATCTATAAGAGCGTCGCCGAACAGCACAACCTCAGCTACATCACCCTGCCGGACGAGATCAACCTCAAGGACTTCAGCAAGGCCGACTACTACGGACAGGTCGAGATAACACTCGGTTCGACCGGGAAGACTATAAAAGCCAAGCCCATCGTCTACGGTGTTACAGTGCTCAAGGACGCACCCAACAGGGAGCTGGCGATAGAGTTCCTCAAGTTCCTGCTCGGAGAAGAAGGCAAGAAGGTATTCATGGAGAACCACCAGGACTTCCTGAACCCGCCGGTGGCCTTCGGAAACGTGCCCGAGGAGATAAAGGGGCTGGTCGAGGTTCGGGAGCTTACTCTAGGACAACCCTGA
- a CDS encoding membrane protein, which produces MEEFTFRCERCGAPLEVSPETIIAVCPYCGYPNHISGNIKTENIYIVPSLDKNAIAQSFWKRVEKDFDLRRIKDDIQIVGIEGHYAPYWAGKVHVEGTVRYMKREQECHTDSKGNTHCHTVERHYTERVNENLSLLGSARRQVKSLGVEDMVKHFSKSRPKEKKLLDLDEESWSKIKLEILNTEMDELHAKLMMREDAVDVIRNRFLAKSDRIERFDIHASEPENVRLILLPLWTIYYRYSNSIFQTVFAGWDGKAVAATEPMNLFRRAEYLAGAGVGALIAAFGGALVSTSPVFGILVMVGGAALGWVAGSKALEGQRVEREGSLGVI; this is translated from the coding sequence ATGGAGGAGTTCACTTTTAGGTGTGAGCGCTGTGGGGCGCCGCTTGAGGTTTCTCCCGAAACGATAATCGCGGTCTGTCCCTACTGCGGTTATCCGAACCATATAAGTGGCAACATAAAGACCGAGAACATCTACATCGTCCCCTCCCTCGACAAGAACGCGATAGCCCAATCCTTCTGGAAGAGGGTCGAGAAGGACTTCGACCTGAGAAGGATAAAGGATGACATCCAGATAGTCGGGATAGAAGGGCACTACGCCCCCTACTGGGCAGGAAAGGTGCACGTTGAGGGAACTGTAAGGTACATGAAGCGCGAGCAGGAGTGCCACACGGATTCCAAAGGAAATACCCACTGCCACACGGTCGAGAGGCACTACACGGAGAGGGTGAACGAGAACCTTTCACTCCTCGGCTCGGCCAGGAGGCAAGTAAAGAGCCTCGGCGTTGAAGATATGGTAAAGCACTTCTCAAAGAGCAGGCCGAAGGAGAAAAAACTCCTTGACCTCGACGAGGAGAGCTGGAGCAAAATAAAGCTCGAAATCCTCAACACGGAGATGGATGAGCTCCACGCGAAGCTCATGATGAGGGAAGACGCCGTGGACGTGATAAGGAACCGCTTTTTAGCGAAATCCGACAGGATAGAGCGGTTTGATATACACGCATCAGAACCGGAGAACGTCAGGCTCATCCTCCTTCCTCTGTGGACAATCTACTACAGGTACAGCAACTCGATATTCCAGACGGTCTTCGCGGGCTGGGATGGAAAGGCAGTCGCTGCCACCGAGCCGATGAACCTGTTCAGAAGAGCCGAATACCTGGCAGGGGCAGGGGTCGGGGCGCTGATAGCGGCCTTCGGCGGGGCATTGGTCTCAACATCGCCGGTCTTCGGAATACTGGTGATGGTTGGTGGAGCTGCCCTCGGCTGGGTCGCCGGCAGTAAGGCCCTCGAAGGGCAGAGGGTTGAAAGGGAAGGCTCCTTGGGGGTGATTTGA
- the tsaA gene encoding tRNA (N6-threonylcarbamoyladenosine(37)-N6)-methyltransferase TrmO produces MEFEPLKIVPLGYVRKDEELHETFIEILPEFRGAIDGLREGDWIKLVLWFHESDTPARRRVLKVHPYGNPKNPLTGVFATRSPYRPNPIALYTVRVHRIDENRLYIDWIDAHDGTPVVDIKIFVERYDCPKEVPIEEREAHIREGRMIGEVNIIPRRSEHLDELEEVSPGEYDALILEIGPKTTTLTAKELKDLIEALKEVYDSLPVEIKDKLGELKC; encoded by the coding sequence ATGGAGTTCGAGCCCCTCAAAATAGTCCCCCTCGGCTACGTGAGAAAGGACGAGGAGCTTCATGAGACGTTCATTGAAATCCTTCCCGAGTTCAGAGGGGCCATTGATGGTCTCCGTGAGGGGGACTGGATAAAGCTCGTCCTGTGGTTCCACGAGAGCGACACCCCTGCCAGGCGGAGGGTTCTTAAGGTTCATCCCTACGGCAACCCAAAGAACCCGCTCACTGGGGTTTTCGCGACGCGCTCACCGTACAGACCGAACCCGATAGCACTCTACACAGTCAGGGTACACAGAATAGATGAAAACAGGCTCTATATTGATTGGATTGATGCTCACGACGGAACGCCCGTGGTGGACATAAAGATATTCGTCGAGCGCTACGACTGTCCCAAGGAAGTCCCCATAGAGGAACGGGAAGCCCACATACGGGAGGGCAGAATGATAGGTGAGGTGAACATCATCCCGCGGAGGAGCGAACATCTGGATGAGCTTGAGGAGGTCTCACCTGGGGAGTACGATGCCCTCATCCTTGAAATCGGCCCGAAGACAACAACGCTGACCGCCAAAGAGCTGAAGGACTTGATAGAGGCCCTAAAAGAGGTCTACGATAGCCTTCCCGTTGAGATTAAGGACAAGCTCGGTGAGCTGAAATGCTGA
- a CDS encoding DUF3226 domain-containing protein — METRLLLLEGRTDVSFFLPLIKELYGFKEAKCEDLPVLEEGPKKKGLSRAICLSKDDTRLVVWHANGKDNLKNALKLIFKAIERLEDTPAIIGIARDVDTEESILNWAKSTLQSGGFEPDVKDGYLMINGIKVIPFGIGEVDFDARDIDLKKELELLMALLAKKESSLSKLEGSISQLRKDLGRKLTPKDIMHLLAIARNYGGDSMSGLYRNFIEKLIRENRELVEEFLNESGLKEFLNAIAR, encoded by the coding sequence ATGGAGACTAGGCTTTTGCTTTTGGAAGGTCGGACTGATGTTAGTTTCTTTCTTCCTTTGATAAAAGAGCTTTATGGATTCAAAGAGGCCAAATGTGAGGATCTTCCAGTTTTAGAAGAAGGTCCGAAAAAGAAAGGACTATCACGGGCAATCTGCCTGAGTAAAGATGATACTAGGTTGGTTGTGTGGCACGCCAACGGAAAGGACAATCTAAAAAACGCCCTTAAATTGATTTTCAAAGCGATTGAGAGGCTTGAGGATACACCCGCCATCATCGGGATTGCGAGGGACGTTGATACCGAGGAGAGCATCTTAAACTGGGCTAAAAGCACTTTGCAGAGTGGGGGTTTTGAACCCGATGTAAAAGATGGATATCTCATGATAAACGGGATAAAGGTCATTCCATTTGGAATTGGGGAAGTTGATTTTGATGCAAGGGACATCGATCTAAAAAAAGAACTTGAACTCTTAATGGCTCTTCTAGCTAAGAAGGAAAGCAGCCTCTCAAAGCTAGAGGGTTCTATAAGTCAGCTCAGGAAAGACTTGGGGAGAAAGCTCACCCCAAAGGATATCATGCATCTCCTGGCAATCGCCCGGAACTATGGTGGAGACTCTATGTCGGGACTGTACCGAAACTTCATTGAGAAACTAATCAGGGAAAACAGGGAGCTCGTGGAGGAGTTTTTGAACGAGTCGGGATTGAAAGAATTCCTAAACGCTATTGCTCGGTGA
- a CDS encoding AbrB/MazE/SpoVT family DNA-binding domain-containing protein, producing the protein MEVVVKRIDAQGRLHLPKELREKLGDEVIIVDLGDRVEVLPRRKANLKKFFDSVEVEELKEWEELKRELWE; encoded by the coding sequence ATGGAAGTAGTTGTGAAGAGGATAGACGCGCAGGGAAGGCTCCATCTCCCAAAGGAACTCAGGGAAAAGCTCGGTGATGAAGTAATCATCGTTGATTTGGGCGACAGAGTTGAGGTTCTACCACGGAGAAAGGCCAACCTGAAGAAGTTTTTCGACAGCGTTGAAGTAGAAGAGCTGAAAGAGTGGGAAGAACTCAAGCGGGAGCTGTGGGAGTGA
- a CDS encoding AAA family ATPase gives MITSLQIENFRGIKKLNLSNLGQINVIAGKNNAGKSSVLEALSLFLAAFGGIQSVKSALQEILIWRGWYGSQAIEDLFHSKAELARIVSTKIDASWELVLKKEMSGLNALPTLKVTLKQIDEEHPKFSAGFQIHNLVDNNVLSISLLSSKFDPSLNFEFITPLTLRKFGYVESLYSIGYERKVVKESINILNEAYPEVEGFSPLFKANKWILHVETKYGVYPYYLMGEGFKNAMIIAFLASLLKGGYLLIDSAEAFHHPKSLRVMSKTLVKGAKQNDVQVFLTTHSIELIDMLIKYGLESKVDGRVIYMKRENGNVKASIETFEESQELRETLGLDLRG, from the coding sequence ATGATAACATCTCTTCAGATTGAGAACTTCAGGGGCATAAAAAAGCTGAATCTGAGTAATCTTGGTCAGATTAATGTAATTGCGGGTAAAAACAACGCAGGCAAGTCGAGCGTGCTTGAGGCGTTATCTCTTTTCTTGGCGGCTTTTGGAGGAATTCAGTCAGTTAAGAGCGCTCTTCAAGAAATCCTGATATGGCGCGGATGGTATGGTTCTCAGGCTATAGAGGACTTATTTCATTCAAAGGCAGAACTTGCTAGGATTGTATCTACGAAGATAGATGCTTCATGGGAGCTTGTGCTAAAAAAGGAGATGTCCGGACTCAATGCATTGCCCACCCTTAAAGTTACGCTAAAACAGATCGATGAGGAGCATCCAAAGTTTAGTGCGGGATTTCAGATTCATAATCTAGTTGACAACAATGTATTGTCTATATCCCTGCTTTCATCAAAATTTGACCCCAGTCTTAATTTTGAATTCATAACTCCTCTGACTCTCCGTAAGTTTGGATATGTTGAGAGCCTCTACTCCATTGGCTATGAGAGGAAGGTTGTAAAAGAAAGCATAAACATCCTTAACGAGGCTTATCCTGAGGTTGAGGGGTTTAGTCCCCTGTTCAAAGCAAATAAATGGATACTCCACGTCGAGACCAAATATGGTGTTTATCCATATTACTTAATGGGAGAAGGATTCAAAAACGCGATGATCATAGCGTTTCTGGCATCGCTTTTAAAGGGGGGATACCTTCTCATAGACTCCGCAGAGGCCTTCCATCACCCCAAGTCCCTGAGGGTCATGTCCAAGACCCTCGTTAAAGGGGCAAAGCAAAACGATGTCCAGGTGTTTTTAACCACCCACAGCATTGAGCTTATCGACATGCTAATCAAATATGGCTTAGAAAGCAAGGTTGATGGAAGGGTGATTTACATGAAGCGTGAGAACGGAAACGTAAAAGCCTCAATAGAAACCTTTGAAGAATCGCAAGAACTAAGGGAAACCCTGGGATTGGATCTGAGGGGATGA
- a CDS encoding type II toxin-antitoxin system VapC family toxin: MRFIDANVFIYAFLRPKKEPPENVRMMKEVAKEILKRVSEGEEVVTTVVHLSEVANVVESRAGKKRAAEILLTLLTMENLKVLDVSYGDYLKATLIAEEKNLGINDALAYVKMKEEGIGEIYTFDRDFEKLDIRVVLE, encoded by the coding sequence ATGAGGTTCATTGACGCCAATGTCTTCATCTACGCTTTCTTAAGACCCAAGAAGGAACCGCCAGAGAACGTCCGCATGATGAAGGAGGTTGCCAAGGAGATACTCAAGAGAGTAAGCGAGGGAGAGGAAGTTGTCACAACAGTAGTACATCTCAGCGAAGTTGCAAACGTCGTCGAGAGCCGTGCGGGAAAGAAAAGAGCGGCTGAGATTCTCCTGACGCTTTTAACTATGGAAAACCTGAAGGTTCTTGATGTATCCTATGGGGACTACCTAAAGGCAACACTGATAGCAGAGGAGAAGAACCTCGGCATAAACGACGCACTGGCTTACGTGAAAATGAAAGAAGAGGGGATAGGTGAAATCTACACCTTTGACAGGGACTTTGAAAAGCTTGACATCAGGGTTGTCCTAGAGTAA
- the wtpB gene encoding tungstate ABC transporter permease WtpB yields MRRDYTLYLFAALGTFLIAYIAVPIAVIFLKQASDVEMLVKTLHDPYVIEAIRNSLLTATATALIALLFGVPLGYVLARKDFPGKSAVQALVDVPIVIPHSVVGIMLLVTFSNSILDSYKGIVAAMLFVSAPFTINAARDGFLAVDEKLEAVARTLGASRWRAFLSISLPMAFPSIASGAIMTWARAISEVGAILIVAYYPKTAQVLILEYFNNYGLRASRPIAVIMVSLSLGIFVILRWLVGRKNA; encoded by the coding sequence ATGCGCCGGGACTACACCCTCTACCTCTTTGCAGCACTGGGGACCTTCCTGATAGCCTACATAGCCGTCCCGATAGCGGTTATTTTCCTCAAACAGGCCTCCGACGTGGAAATGCTTGTTAAAACCCTCCACGATCCGTATGTGATAGAGGCCATCAGAAACTCCCTTCTAACCGCGACCGCGACCGCCCTGATAGCCCTTCTCTTCGGCGTCCCGCTCGGCTACGTCCTGGCGAGAAAAGATTTCCCCGGAAAGAGCGCGGTTCAGGCTTTGGTGGACGTTCCGATAGTCATACCGCACTCAGTCGTCGGCATAATGCTTCTCGTCACGTTCTCAAACTCAATCCTCGACAGTTATAAGGGGATAGTAGCCGCGATGCTCTTCGTCTCTGCTCCGTTCACGATCAACGCCGCAAGGGATGGGTTTCTTGCGGTTGATGAGAAGCTTGAAGCCGTCGCCAGAACGCTCGGCGCTTCCCGCTGGCGGGCGTTTCTGTCTATTTCACTCCCGATGGCGTTTCCATCCATAGCGAGCGGGGCGATAATGACGTGGGCGAGGGCAATAAGCGAGGTCGGTGCGATACTGATAGTCGCTTACTACCCTAAAACTGCCCAGGTTCTCATCCTGGAGTACTTCAACAACTACGGACTGCGAGCATCGAGGCCTATAGCAGTGATTATGGTGAGCCTGAGCCTCGGAATCTTCGTAATACTCCGCTGGCTGGTGGGGAGGAAGAACGCTTGA
- a CDS encoding MBL fold metallo-hydrolase → MGVRKLGDSAYLYPGSPSTLIRIHEGNAVLVDPGHGSGRHKDLRREVGKLGLEVNLQLATHGHADHVSVCPKIDAPLLTHRFEFSIAESPLNREILTFGSKAPEGFLAYAFPEEVKVHGVFEWGDEIAGLKAVQLNGHSPGMTGFLDEENGLIYAGDSFFGERLLQSVGLPYLVDVGLFWKSLETLREYAGSGYLLIPSHGKSVSGEEAIETLEFNIKRVEDSEKLALEFLREPLTVDELAFRIMRALGVELTPKKLALNLVPVRALIAELYNRGELEAVVENGLKWVRRKE, encoded by the coding sequence ATGGGAGTTAGAAAGCTCGGAGACAGCGCTTACCTCTACCCAGGAAGTCCCTCGACTCTTATTCGGATTCATGAGGGAAATGCCGTCCTCGTTGATCCCGGCCACGGAAGCGGGAGGCACAAGGACCTGAGGAGGGAAGTCGGGAAGCTCGGACTTGAGGTAAATCTCCAGCTCGCAACCCACGGGCACGCCGACCACGTCTCGGTATGTCCAAAGATCGACGCTCCCCTCCTCACCCATCGCTTTGAGTTCTCAATAGCTGAAAGCCCTCTCAACAGGGAGATTCTGACATTTGGCTCAAAGGCTCCAGAGGGGTTTCTGGCCTATGCTTTTCCGGAGGAAGTAAAAGTTCACGGAGTTTTTGAGTGGGGCGATGAAATAGCCGGCTTAAAGGCAGTTCAGCTCAACGGCCACTCCCCTGGCATGACGGGCTTTTTAGATGAGGAGAACGGCTTAATTTACGCTGGGGACTCCTTCTTCGGCGAGAGGCTCCTCCAGTCGGTTGGCCTGCCGTACCTCGTGGATGTTGGACTTTTCTGGAAGTCCCTTGAGACTCTGCGAGAGTATGCAGGCTCAGGCTACCTCCTGATACCATCCCACGGAAAATCAGTCTCGGGTGAAGAAGCCATTGAAACTCTCGAATTCAATATCAAACGAGTCGAAGACTCTGAGAAGCTTGCCTTGGAGTTCCTCAGAGAACCTCTGACAGTTGACGAGCTTGCTTTCAGGATCATGCGCGCTTTGGGCGTTGAGCTTACTCCCAAGAAGCTTGCCCTGAACCTTGTGCCTGTGAGGGCCCTAATAGCAGAACTCTACAACAGGGGAGAACTTGAAGCGGTCGTTGAGAACGGCCTCAAATGGGTTCGGCGGAAGGAATAG